A single window of Eucalyptus grandis isolate ANBG69807.140 chromosome 1, ASM1654582v1, whole genome shotgun sequence DNA harbors:
- the LOC104444850 gene encoding thioredoxin reductase NTRC has product MERLEATQREPPRNRRRAHSPSRRPRPRPRPRRRRRDDTVHRRLAPPPSLLPLLQQLVLRSPPFPPPRLPRPRSLLPLRLRASSDDSPPPSSSAAGGVENLVIIGSGPAGYTAAIYAARANLKPVVFEGYQVGGVPGGQLMTTTEVENFPGFPDGITGPDLMDRMRRQAERWGAELYQEDVEFLDVKNSPFTVRSGEREVKCHSLVYATGATAKRLRIPREDEFWSRGISACAICDGASPLFKGQVLAVVGGGDTATEEALYLTKYARHVHLLVRRDHLRASKAMQDRVYNNPNITVHFNTEVADVESNSKGQMSGLLLNRVDTGEKSVLEAKGLFYGIGHSPNSQLLEGQVELDRSGYVLVEEGSAKTSVKGVFAAGDVQDHEWRQAVTAAGSGCIAALSVERYLASNNLLIEFHQPHTEEVKKEITDRDVQEGFDITRTKHRGQYALRKLYHESPRLVCVLYTSPTCGPCRTLKPILGQVIDEYDENVHFVEIDIEEDQEIAEAAGIMGTPCVQFFKNKEMIRMVSGVKMKKEYREFIEANK; this is encoded by the exons ATGGAAAGATTGGAGGCCACCCAGCGC GAGCCCCCTCGGAATCGCCGCCGTGCCCACTCCCCGagccgccgcccccgcccccgcccccgcccccgccgtcgccgccgcgaTGACACCGTCCATCGCCGCCTCGCTCCCCCACCGTCACTCCTTCCTCTACTTCAACAGCTGGTCCTCCGCTCGCCGCCCTTCCCCCCGCCTCGGCTCCCCCGCCCGcgctctctcctccctctccggCTCAGGGCTTCTTCCGACgactcgccgccgccgtccagTTCCGCAG CCGGAGGAGTGGAGAATCTGGTGATCATTGGTTCGGGTCCTGCTGGATACACAGCAGCGATATATGCTGCTCGTGCCAATTTGAAGCCGGTAGTTTTTGAGGGGTATCAAGTAGGGGGTGTACCAGGAGGACAGTTGATGACCACCACTGAAGTGGAGAATTTTCCTGGTTTCCCTGATGGAATCACTGGTCCAGATTTGATGGACAG GATGAGGCGGCAGGCTGAGCGTTGGGGAGCAGAGTTATATCAAGAAGATGTAGAATTTCTTGATGTGAAGAATAGCCCTTTTACTGTGCGAAGTGGTGAACGTGAG GTCAAGTGCCATAGTCTCGTATATGCTACCGGAGCTACAGCAAAAAGACTTAGGATACCCCGTGAAGATGAATTCTGGAGTAGGGGAATCAGTGCTTGTGCTATCTGTGATGGTGCATCACCACTCTTTAAGGGGCAAGTGCTCGCTGTGGTTGGAGGGGGAGATACAGCTACAGAGGAAGCACTGTACCTGACTAAATATGCTCGTCATGTTCACTTGCTCGTACGTAGGGACCACCTTAGAGCATCCAAAGCAATGCAAGATCG AGTGTACAATAATCCAAATATCACCGTGCACTTCAACACGGAGGTCGCAGATGTTGAGAGCAATTCAAAAGGTCAAATGTCTGGCCTTTTACTTAATAGAGTTGACACGGGAGAAAAGTCTGTGCTCGAGGCAAAGGGTTTATTCTATGGTATAGGCCATTCTCCAAACAGTCAGTTGTTGGAAGGGCAGGTTGAACTTGATCGTTCAGGTTACGTGTTGGTTGAGGAGGGTTCTGCAAAGACTTCTGTAAAAGGTGTATTTGCTGCTGGAGATGTACAG GATCATGAATGGAGGCAAGCCGTAACCGCGGCTGGATCAGGATGTATCGCTGCTTTGTCAGTGGAAAGATATCTTGCAAGCAATAATTTGCTTATTGAGTTTCATCAG CCTCATACTGAAGAAGTTAAGAAAGAAATCACAGACAGAGATGTGCAAGAGGGTTTTGACATCACACGGACCAAGCACCGGGGGCAG TATGCTCTGCGGAAGTTGTACCATGAAAGCCCTCGGCTTGTGTGTGTACTATATACATCACCAACATGTGGTCCCTGTCGGACTTTGAAGCCTATTCTTGGCCAG GTGATAGatgaatatgatgaaaatgTACATTTCGTTGAAATTGATATCGAAGAAGATCAAGAAATAGCAGAAGCAGCAGGAATTATGGGCACACCGTGCGTGCAATTTTTCAAGAATAAGGAGATGATCAG GATGGTCTCAGGagtcaaaatgaagaaagagtaCAGGGAATTTATTGAGGCAAATAAATGA
- the LOC104444858 gene encoding protein MIZU-KUSSEI 1 codes for MRSQEFDLQRNSSSSSYRSTRRITPSSTFPRPRNPPSPRTPSLSHREDVAASDPCNNKILLRNSSRSSAASISSVRIRSLLRSFLSLFSSFRLQTLIPTPAATRRFLSLSSSSSSASSSLRRKVTGTLFGYRRGAVSFAVQDSPQSEPVLLLELAVSTSALVKEMSSGLVRIALECEKADDSADRPPRLFQEPAWTMYCNGRKCGYAASRECTESDLHVLRTVRSMSVGAGVIPLLADDGKKADAGIDGELLYMRAKFERVVGSRDSEAFYMLNPDGNGGPELSIFLLRL; via the coding sequence ATGAGATCACAAGAATTCGATCTCCAGAgaaacagcagcagcagcagctacAGAAGCACCAGAAGAATCACTCCTTCCTCGACCTTCCCTCGACCACGGAACCCGCCATCGCCACGGACGCCTTCTCTCTCCCACCGTGAAGATGTGGCCGCCTCCGACCCCTGCAACAACAAGATCCTCCTCCGCAACTCCTCCAGATCGTCGGCTGCATCCATCAGCTCCGTTAGGATCCGCTCCCTCCTCCGCTCCTTCCTCAgcctcttctcctccttccgGCTCCAAACCCTCATCCCTACCCCCGCCGCCACCCGCcgcttcctctccctctcctcctcctcctcctccgcctcttccTCCCTTCGCCGCAAAGTCACCGGCACCCTCTTTGGCTACCGCCGCGGCGCCGTATCCTTTGCGGTCCAGGACAGCCCCCAGTCCGAACCCGTCCTCCTCCTCGAGCTCGCCGTCTCCACCTCCGCCCTTGTCAAGGAGATGTCCTCTGGCCTTGTCCGCATCGCCCTCGAGTGCGAGAAGGCCGACGACTCCGCCGACCGCCCGCCGAGGCTGTTCCAGGAGCCGGCCTGGACCATGTACTGCAATGGGCGCAAGTGCGGGTACGCCGCTTCCCGCGAGTGCACAGAGTCCGACCTGCACGTGCTGAGGACGGTGCGGTCCATGTCGGTCGGAGCCGGCGTGATCCCGTTGCTGGCGGACGACGGAAAGAAGGCCGACGCCGGCATTGACGGCGAGCTGCTGTACATGAGGGCGAAGTTCGAGCGTGTGGTTGGGAGCCGCGACTCCGAGGCGTTCTACATGTTGAACCCAGATGGCAACGGAGGCCCCGAGCTTAGCATCTTCCTGTTGAGACTATGA
- the LOC104444867 gene encoding heat stress transcription factor B-3, with the protein MEANADFISEKKGLLLEYVRKSTPPPFLLKTYMLVEDPATDDVISWNADGTAFVVWQPAEFARDLLPTLFKHSNFSSFVRQLNTYGFRKIATSRWEFCNDMFRKGERELLCEIRRRKAWANKPRSNPSTQAHQDNNHNHSSDEDQRSSSTSSSSEYSNLIHENKRLKKENGALSSELTGMKYKCKELLELVAKYTRHEDGDGEEEEEEKGNNNGGEGLKLFGVRLEVKGDQRGERKRKGARIRESAGILLSQSCK; encoded by the exons ATGGAGGCGAACGCCGATTTTATTTCCGAGAAGAAGGGCCTGCTGCTGGAGTACGTGAGGAAGTCGACGCCCCCGCCGTTCCTGCTCAAGACGTACATGCTCGTGGAGGACCCGGCGACGGATGACGTGATATCGTGGAATGCTGACGGCACCGCCTTCGTCGTCTGGCAGCCGGCCGAGTTTGCGAGAGATCTCCTCCCGACGCTCTTCAAGCACAGCAACTTCTCCAGCTTCGTGAGGCAGCTCAACACTTAT GGTTTTCGCAAAATAGCGACAAGCCGATGGGAGTTCTGCAACGACATGTTCcgaaagggggagagagagctgCTCTGCGAGATCCGCCGCAGGAAGGCGTGGGCCAACAAGCCGCGTTCGAACCCTTCAACGCAAGCTCATCAAGACAACAACCACAATCACTCCTCCGACGAAGACCAAAGGTCGTCGtcgacctcctcctcctccgagtACAGCAATCTCATCCACGAGAACAAGCGGCTCAAGAAGGAAAACGGGGCCTTGAGCTCCGAGCTCACCGGCATGAAGTACAAGTGCAAGGAGCTCCTCGAGCTCGTCGCGAAATACACGCGGCACGAGGACGGAgacggcgaggaggaggaggaagagaagggaAACAACAATGGCGGCGAAGGGCTGAAGTTGTTTGGCGTGAGATTGGAGGTTAAGGGAGATCAGAGAggggaaaggaagagaaaaggtgCACGCATTAGGGAGAGCGCAGGCATTTTGCTTTCTCAGTCATGCAAGTAA